DNA sequence from the Chitinophaga flava genome:
CAAACCTGCTGCTGCCGACACTGCCAAAACAAGACAAGATACTGCGAAACCCAAACAGGACACCGCCCTTATCCTCCCGCCGGATGATGCAACCGTGAAGAAAGAAATCGGGAAATTTACTATCAACGGAATGGTAAAGGATGATAAAGGCACTCCCGTTCCCGGCGCACACATTCGCAACCAAACCACCGGCACCTATGCCCAGTCCGGCCCTGATGGCAAATTCTCCATCAAAGCAGGATTAAAAGACACGATCAAGATAAGTTCACCAACCTTCGCAGAACAATCGGTTATCCTCTCCAAAAAGGAAACACTGGCCATTACACTCATGCCCGCTGATGCCAACAAAAAAGTATTGGGTGAGGTAGTGGTAACAGCCCTCGGTATTAGAAAAAACCCACGCTCCGTGGGATATGCCATACAGGAAGTAAGCGGTAGCACTGTACAGGAAGCAAAAGAAGTCAACTTTGTAAACGCCCTTACCGGCAAGGTACCAGGCGTACAAATCAATACCAACAGCGGCTCTATGGGTGGTGCCACCAAAATCACTATCCGCGGTGTTAAATCCATCCTCGGCGACAACAACGCCTTCTTCGTGATCGACGGAGTGCCCATGATGAACAACAACACCAACCAGGGCGGCCAACTCAATGGTGGTGGTGGTTACGATTATGGTAGCCCTCTCCAGGACATCAATCCGGAAGACATCGAAAATATCTCTGTGCTGAAAGGTGCTGCCGCCACTGCACTCTATGGCAGCCGTGGTGCCAACGGTGTAATGCTCATCACCACTAAAAAACGCCCGGACTCAGAACGCGGGATAGGCGTTACCTATAGTCTCAATGCTCAGATAGACCAGGTATATAAACTGCCCGACTATCAAAATCAATACGGTGGTGGCTCCAGTCCACGCTTTGATACGTTGTTTTACAACAAAAACCCCGAGGGCTTCCTCAATGCACAAAGCGGTGCCTACGACGATAATAATGGCAAAGGCCGTTATGATCTGATGCCGCAGTATTACGAAGATGCCTCCTGGGGTCCTAAACTCGATGGGCGCCTCGTACGTCCGTACTGGTCATGGGATAAAAACAAAAACAATCCCTACTTCGGTCAGACAGCCCCCTGGGCAGCGCACCCCAACAACGTAAGAGACTTCTACAGAACAGGCTTTACCCTTACAAATAATATATCCATGGCCGGTAGTAACGATAAAGGTGGTTTCCGCCTTTCCTACGGCAATATGGACCAGACTTTTGTGCTCCCCAACGCCTCCATTAAACGTAATAACCTGTCGTTCAACGGCAATTACGAAGTAACCAAAGGCGTTAGGGCAGTAGCTGCCATGAATTATGTAGCCCTTAATGCCAAGGGCCGCCCTGGTACCGGCTTTACAGGCCCCAATCCGGCACTGCAGTTTACCATGTACGGTCAGCGTCAGCTCGACCTCGACATGGAAAAACGTTACAAATACGACGACGGTTCCCAGAGCACCTGGAACCGCAAAGCCTGGAACGACCCGGCTCCACTCTCCAGCAATGGCCCCTACTGGAACCGTTATATGGACTATGAAACCGACAGCCGTAACCGACTCTTTGGTTTCGCCGGTGTAGACATAGACGCCAACAAATGGCTCAGCTTCTCCGGCCGCGTATTCATGGACGATTACAACACCCTCGAAGAAGAAAGGACCGCCAGAGATTATTTTGTAGGTGGTTATATCAAACGCGTACGTACCTCCCGCGAAATGAACTATCAGCTGACCGCCGATGTTAAAAGAAACTTCGGACACGATTTTCAGTTCAATGCTACAGTAGGCGGTAACATTATGCACCGCCGCTGGACTACCACCGGAGGAAGCACTGTACAAGGCCTTACCATCAAGGATGTGTACAATCTTGCCAACTCCGTACAGCCAGCCCAGTCTATCGATGAGTTCTACGAAAAACAGATCAATTCTGCTTTCGCTACCGCGAATCTGGGCTATAAAAACATGCTCTTCCTCGACCTCACCGGCCGCAGCGACTGGAGCTCCACACTCGTAAAAGGCAACAATCAATACTTCTACCCGTCAGCATCCCTTTCCTTCGTATTCTCCGATCTGCTGAAGGAATGGAAATGGCTCTCCTTTGGTAAGGTAAGAGGCAGCGTGGCCGCTGTAGGTAACGACGCTGACCCGTACAGAATCTACAACACCTACGATTTTGTACCGCCGTTCGGCTCCTATCCGATCACACAGTCTTCTGCCACCAAATACAACAGAGATCTCAAACCTGAACGTACCTCTGAAGTGGAAACAGGGGTGGAACTGAAATTTCTGGACAATCGTGTAGGCGTTGACTTTACCTACTATAACCGCACCACCAGAAACCAGATCATTGCACTGGCACTGCCTGCCGCAACCGGATATACCAGCTCATATGTCAATGGTGGCAGTGTACAAAACAGCGGTATCGAAATTGGCCTGAACCTGAATCCTATCCGCCTTAAAAACGGTTTCCGCTGGGATATCAGCGCCAATATCGCACGCAACCGCAACAAACTGCTCAGCCTCGACATTGAGCAGTACAACACCTCTCTGCCGGTGCTCTATATCGGCACCGACCGCCGTACCCAGAAGGTATCTGTAGTGGCCATGGTGGGGCAGCCGCTCGGCACCATCATCGGTACCGACTACACGTACCTTAACGGTCAGAAAGTAGTAGACGCCCAGGGACACTATGTGCCTACCAAAACAAACGTACCTATCGGCAACGCCTATCCGGACTACGTAGGAGGTATCACCAACTCCTTCACCTATAAGGGTATTTACCTCTCCGCCCTGATAGACTTCCAGCATGGTGGCAACTTCTTCTCCTACACCAACCTGTACGGTGAGAAGTCTGGCCTGCTGCAAAGCACAGTGGAAAACAATATCCGCGAAACAGGTATCGTAGTACCCGGTATTACCGCCGATGGCCATCCCAATACAGTCAATATCACCGCACAGGACCACTTCAGTTCCAATGGCGGCAATGTGATCAGCAAAGCGAATCTGTATGATGCCAGTTATGTCTACCTGAGAGAAGCTAAAATCGGCTACAACCTTCCGGAATCATGGTACAGAAAAATCGGTGCCCAAAGCGCACGTCTGTCCCTCTATGGCCGTAACCTGTGGCTGATCAAATCAAACGCGCCCAATGTAGACCCGGCCAATATTATCAATTCCTCTACCAACGTGCAGGGGATAGAAGGAGGGGCCTTGCCTTCACTCCGCTCTTATGGCTTAAACCTGAGTGTATCATTCTAAAATTTGTGAAGATGACTAACAAGATCCTGAAATATAGCTCCGCTTTTCTACTGCTGGCCACCATAGCGTTTTCCGGCTGTAAAAAGCTCGATGATATCAATCACGACCCAACGAAACCTACTACCGCCGATCCGCAGTACCTGCTGGCCGGCGCCCAGAAAAACGCGATGGACGTGCTCTACAGCGGCCTCCAGAACGGTTATATCGGTATGCACTATGCCCAGTACTGGTCTGGCAACTCCCGTACAGATGACAGCCGCTACAAACTGGACGAAGGCAACAACTCCACGCTCTGGAACAATCTGTACCGTATATCACTTAACAATCTCAATAACATTGTCCGCCAAAACGGCAACAAACTCGATGATCCGAAAATAGCTGCGCAAACGGCCATCGCCCGGATCACAGCCTGCTGGATATACCAGGTGCTTGCTGATGCCTACGGCAACATACCCTATTCCAGCACGTTCCAGCTCGACGCCGGTAATATCACCCCAGCCTACGATGACGCACAAACCGTCTATGCCCGGCTGATTGATACCCTGCAGGCACAGATCAAAATACTGGATGTCACTAAAGGCACACTGGCCACCGGCGACGTGATCTATCTTGGCAGTACTGACAAATGGAGCAAACTGGCTCATTCACTGCTGTTGCGTATCGCCATCCGCATGGCAGATGCCAACGATGCCAAAGCCCGGGAAATCATCGAAGCTAATTACCAACAGGCGTTTACCAGCAATGATGATAACGCGTTGTTCACCTATCTGAATGCCGCTCCCAATAAATTTCCCTACAATGATTCCGAAAGGGAGCTCTCTGACTTTTTCGTAAGTGCTACCCTGGTAGACTATATGAAAAGTGTAGCCGATCCCAGACTGGCCATCTATGCCCGTCCTTCCAAAGATGACCAGGTCATCAACGGAATGCCTTACGGCTGGGCCAGCGCCGATAAAACCCGGCCTGCTCCCGGAAAGTTTTCCTATCCTGGCAAACAGATCTATAGCGCCGTTATGCCCGGTATCCTGATGGATTATGCAGAAGTGGAGTTTATCCTGGCAGAAGCAGCCGCCCGCGGCATGAACGTAGGCGACGCCGCCACCCACTACACCAATGGTATCAAAGCATCCATCAGCTTCTGGAAAAAACTGGCAGACGACAGAAGTATCGATGACCCTGCTATTAACAGCTACATCGCAAAAGTGCCCTACAATGCCAGCGACTGGCGTAATGTAATCGGTACGCAGAAATGGCTGGCGCTCTATCCCCAGGGTCTCCAGGGCTGGTTTGAGCGCACCAGGCTCAACTTCAAAAAACCAGGTGGAACAGCCTTGTTCATAGCACCCATATCCGGTTCTATGGACCCTTCCACACCTTTGGTACCATACCGCCTTACTTACCTGATCTCCGAACAAACCATTAATAAAGCATCATATGAAAATGCCGCCAAAGCAATTGGCGGTGATGTGAAAGGCACTAAACTGTGGTTTAACAAATTTTAACAAAAAAACACAATCAACTAAAACAATCAACCGGCGCCCGCTTTTGCGGGCGCTTTTTTGTTCTGTCCGGCCCTGATCCTTGTCTTCCCGTTTTTCTCAATGCTGCACTTGCTTTATCTTTAAGCCCCCCTATAGTAAGTTTTAAGCGTTTTTATGAAGAAAGTACTGTTATTACTGGCCGTGATAGCCCTTACCCGCTATGCCTCGGCCCAGGAGACCACGCATGCCTATCAGCACTGGTACACTTATTTCGGGACAATGAAAATTAATCAGCACTGGTCTGTCCCCTTTGATGTACAATTGCGTATCAGAGACGGAATCAGCAATAAGGGACAGCTGTTGATGAGGGGAGGACTACAATATGCTATTAACAAACGGCACCAGGTCTTATTGGGATATGCTTTTGTACCTACGTATAACAATGTTAGCGATACCTGGCTACCGGAACAGCGTATTTTTGAGCAATACATCTACAAAGCTCCTAAAATCGATATGACCCACCGTTTCCGGCTGGAACAGCGCTGGGTGGCACAATCATCAGCACCTGGCGCCCACAGGGCCATCGGTGACTGGAAATATGGTAACCGCCTGCGGTATTTCAACCGTACCCAGCTGGCTATCCGCCATCACCAACAGTCAACCCGGTTTTACGTGGCATTACAGGACGAAATTTTCCTGAATCTCTGGGGTAATAGTATCAGCAACCTCCTTTTTGATCAGAACCGCTTTCTGACCGCCTTTGGCTATCAGATCAGCCCCAACCTGAAAGCTGATATCGGCTATATGAACCAGCTTGTTCAGGTAAACAGCGGAGCCAAAACCATGAACCATATCCTGCATTTCAGCGTATTTCAGAACATTAATCTTTAATGCATTTGATATTACTTCCCAAACAGATAATCTAAAACAACATATACATAATACAAACAAAAGCCCGCTGATAATCAGCGGGCTTTTGAACTAATTAAATATCATATATAAAAAATAATTTCTATCTATCAGAAATTAAATATTCGCAGCAAAATCATAAAGCATAATCTCCCTTCATCAGGAAAATCAGTATCCATCAGCTAAAATACCACCCGCCTGAATTAATAGCTGGTGCTAAATTTAGACTTCATCATAGTTGAGAAGAGTTGGTAGGCATCTTCTGTTTTAAAAGCACTGATAGGAATGAGGAAGAAGGATTTTTTATCCCTGTAAAGGAAGAAGAATTTTTTGGTTTCCACTACGCGGTAAAAGCTTTTCCAGCTGATAGAGCGTTCGCGGTCGCTGGCACTGGTAGAGATCTG
Encoded proteins:
- a CDS encoding SusC/RagA family TonB-linked outer membrane protein, whose protein sequence is MRSQVLAWSGLCYALFCYHSGSAYAKPEGYLTAQQPADTTVPVVTKPAAADTAKTRQDTAKPKQDTALILPPDDATVKKEIGKFTINGMVKDDKGTPVPGAHIRNQTTGTYAQSGPDGKFSIKAGLKDTIKISSPTFAEQSVILSKKETLAITLMPADANKKVLGEVVVTALGIRKNPRSVGYAIQEVSGSTVQEAKEVNFVNALTGKVPGVQINTNSGSMGGATKITIRGVKSILGDNNAFFVIDGVPMMNNNTNQGGQLNGGGGYDYGSPLQDINPEDIENISVLKGAAATALYGSRGANGVMLITTKKRPDSERGIGVTYSLNAQIDQVYKLPDYQNQYGGGSSPRFDTLFYNKNPEGFLNAQSGAYDDNNGKGRYDLMPQYYEDASWGPKLDGRLVRPYWSWDKNKNNPYFGQTAPWAAHPNNVRDFYRTGFTLTNNISMAGSNDKGGFRLSYGNMDQTFVLPNASIKRNNLSFNGNYEVTKGVRAVAAMNYVALNAKGRPGTGFTGPNPALQFTMYGQRQLDLDMEKRYKYDDGSQSTWNRKAWNDPAPLSSNGPYWNRYMDYETDSRNRLFGFAGVDIDANKWLSFSGRVFMDDYNTLEEERTARDYFVGGYIKRVRTSREMNYQLTADVKRNFGHDFQFNATVGGNIMHRRWTTTGGSTVQGLTIKDVYNLANSVQPAQSIDEFYEKQINSAFATANLGYKNMLFLDLTGRSDWSSTLVKGNNQYFYPSASLSFVFSDLLKEWKWLSFGKVRGSVAAVGNDADPYRIYNTYDFVPPFGSYPITQSSATKYNRDLKPERTSEVETGVELKFLDNRVGVDFTYYNRTTRNQIIALALPAATGYTSSYVNGGSVQNSGIEIGLNLNPIRLKNGFRWDISANIARNRNKLLSLDIEQYNTSLPVLYIGTDRRTQKVSVVAMVGQPLGTIIGTDYTYLNGQKVVDAQGHYVPTKTNVPIGNAYPDYVGGITNSFTYKGIYLSALIDFQHGGNFFSYTNLYGEKSGLLQSTVENNIRETGIVVPGITADGHPNTVNITAQDHFSSNGGNVISKANLYDASYVYLREAKIGYNLPESWYRKIGAQSARLSLYGRNLWLIKSNAPNVDPANIINSSTNVQGIEGGALPSLRSYGLNLSVSF
- a CDS encoding SusD/RagB family nutrient-binding outer membrane lipoprotein — translated: MTNKILKYSSAFLLLATIAFSGCKKLDDINHDPTKPTTADPQYLLAGAQKNAMDVLYSGLQNGYIGMHYAQYWSGNSRTDDSRYKLDEGNNSTLWNNLYRISLNNLNNIVRQNGNKLDDPKIAAQTAIARITACWIYQVLADAYGNIPYSSTFQLDAGNITPAYDDAQTVYARLIDTLQAQIKILDVTKGTLATGDVIYLGSTDKWSKLAHSLLLRIAIRMADANDAKAREIIEANYQQAFTSNDDNALFTYLNAAPNKFPYNDSERELSDFFVSATLVDYMKSVADPRLAIYARPSKDDQVINGMPYGWASADKTRPAPGKFSYPGKQIYSAVMPGILMDYAEVEFILAEAAARGMNVGDAATHYTNGIKASISFWKKLADDRSIDDPAINSYIAKVPYNASDWRNVIGTQKWLALYPQGLQGWFERTRLNFKKPGGTALFIAPISGSMDPSTPLVPYRLTYLISEQTINKASYENAAKAIGGDVKGTKLWFNKF
- a CDS encoding DUF2490 domain-containing protein, which translates into the protein MKKVLLLLAVIALTRYASAQETTHAYQHWYTYFGTMKINQHWSVPFDVQLRIRDGISNKGQLLMRGGLQYAINKRHQVLLGYAFVPTYNNVSDTWLPEQRIFEQYIYKAPKIDMTHRFRLEQRWVAQSSAPGAHRAIGDWKYGNRLRYFNRTQLAIRHHQQSTRFYVALQDEIFLNLWGNSISNLLFDQNRFLTAFGYQISPNLKADIGYMNQLVQVNSGAKTMNHILHFSVFQNINL